Proteins co-encoded in one Klebsiella michiganensis genomic window:
- a CDS encoding virulence factor SrfB, with the protein MLATLFHYKPSVTLIKDSGIQFLDFGLAPQTNAAHAGRFVRQTANGPLLRLDYDVVPGKFTLPGEHGAAPEVVKPESTITLGHSLRVMDKTWLPLPFLRFNPPRTFVGGPDNWARVQVRVLETPDSAGNTVRISIALDSKIYADDHPAAHLAPTENDVRNGARFALAWHNHEIKDFLDQAWVDGWLREIFTQFATREEERTERELAAAMKAFEYQAHYLNILELIGNQLAVPEVKIVSATLQSPPIDVDLVLDVGNTHTCGVLIEDHGEENDGLRQTAELQIRSLSEPQLINDAMFTSRLEFSEAKFGKQHFSVESGRDDAFVWPSIARVGDEARRMACARLGTEGASGISSPRRYLWDVTPASQDWRFSQMGVKTQREPLATAFPLMNLMNDDGQPLYALPMDERLPVFSPQYSRSSLMTLMLCELLSQALMQINSIGSRQSMGHPTSPRQLRNLILTLPSAMPKPERELFRQRMQEAVGLVWKAMDWHPTDEGFTLERDKKKSIVPVPEVQMEWDEATCGQLVWLYNEALVNYAGQTGRFFESLARPDRALTPDEPAGKTLRVASIDIGGGTTDMAITQYQLDDGVGSNVKIAPRLLFREGFKVAGDDILLDVIQRCVLPALQAHIHKAGVADAAGLMTTLFGESGRMDTRATLRQQTALQLFIPLGHAVLSFWEESDPEEPDAVLEATFGELLTQPPTRNVINYVQQAVQHELPADAPQFDIMSVPLQAEIAALQDALLAGQFTLTAPLQALCEVINHYCCDVLLVTGRPGCLPGVQALLRHLQPVPVNRIVWLDNYQTHEWYPFSQQGRIGNPKSTAAVGAMLCSLAMDLRLPSFNFKAADIQAYSTVRYLGMLDGNDRLLEDNVWYRDIDLDSPQASLDTRVHFPLRGNACLGFRQLDNARWPATPLYTLAINSPQLAKSIAGDGVLNVRLKQTREAESFHLAEAWLSDGSKVPLDQLSFKLNTLAGSYSGATHYWIDSGSVYQK; encoded by the coding sequence ATGCTGGCGACCCTTTTTCACTACAAGCCGAGCGTCACGCTCATTAAAGACAGCGGGATCCAGTTCCTGGACTTTGGCCTTGCGCCACAGACTAACGCCGCCCACGCCGGACGCTTTGTCCGCCAGACCGCCAACGGCCCGCTATTACGCCTTGATTATGATGTTGTGCCGGGGAAATTTACCCTGCCGGGTGAGCACGGCGCGGCGCCAGAAGTGGTGAAACCCGAAAGCACCATTACGCTTGGCCACTCCCTGCGGGTGATGGACAAAACCTGGCTGCCGCTCCCGTTCCTGCGGTTTAACCCACCTCGTACCTTCGTGGGCGGCCCGGATAACTGGGCTCGGGTGCAGGTGCGGGTGCTGGAGACGCCGGATTCTGCGGGCAATACGGTGCGCATCAGCATCGCGCTGGACAGCAAGATTTACGCTGATGATCACCCGGCGGCACACCTGGCACCGACGGAAAACGACGTGCGTAACGGCGCCCGTTTTGCGTTGGCCTGGCATAACCACGAGATAAAAGATTTTCTCGACCAGGCCTGGGTTGACGGCTGGCTGCGCGAAATCTTCACTCAGTTTGCGACCCGCGAGGAAGAGCGCACCGAGCGCGAACTGGCCGCCGCGATGAAAGCCTTTGAATATCAGGCTCACTACCTGAATATTCTGGAACTTATCGGTAATCAACTGGCCGTACCGGAAGTGAAGATCGTCTCCGCCACGCTGCAATCCCCGCCGATTGACGTAGATTTGGTGCTGGATGTGGGGAACACCCACACCTGCGGCGTCCTGATCGAAGACCACGGCGAAGAGAACGATGGCCTGCGCCAGACCGCCGAGCTGCAGATCCGCTCCCTGAGTGAACCGCAGCTCATCAACGACGCGATGTTTACCAGCCGCCTGGAGTTCAGCGAGGCAAAATTCGGCAAGCAGCACTTTTCCGTCGAAAGCGGACGCGACGACGCCTTTGTCTGGCCATCAATTGCCCGCGTGGGCGACGAAGCCCGCCGCATGGCCTGCGCTCGCCTGGGTACCGAAGGCGCCAGCGGAATATCCAGCCCGCGCCGCTACCTGTGGGACGTGACGCCAGCCAGCCAGGACTGGCGCTTCAGTCAGATGGGTGTGAAAACCCAGCGAGAACCTCTGGCTACCGCGTTCCCGCTGATGAACCTGATGAACGACGACGGCCAGCCGCTTTACGCCCTGCCGATGGACGAACGCCTGCCGGTGTTTTCCCCCCAGTACAGCCGCAGTTCGCTGATGACCCTGATGCTGTGCGAGCTGCTCTCCCAGGCGCTGATGCAAATCAACAGTATCGGCTCCCGTCAGAGCATGGGCCACCCGACCTCGCCCCGTCAGTTGCGTAACCTTATCCTGACCCTGCCTTCCGCCATGCCAAAACCGGAGCGCGAGCTGTTCCGCCAGCGCATGCAGGAGGCCGTCGGCCTGGTATGGAAAGCTATGGACTGGCACCCTACAGACGAAGGCTTCACCCTCGAACGTGACAAAAAGAAAAGCATCGTGCCGGTACCAGAAGTGCAAATGGAGTGGGACGAAGCGACCTGCGGCCAGCTTGTCTGGCTGTATAACGAGGCGCTGGTTAACTACGCCGGGCAAACCGGGCGCTTCTTTGAAAGCCTCGCCCGCCCCGACCGCGCCCTGACGCCGGATGAACCCGCCGGCAAAACCCTGCGCGTAGCCTCGATTGACATCGGCGGCGGCACAACCGATATGGCGATCACCCAGTACCAGTTGGATGACGGCGTGGGCAGCAACGTGAAAATTGCGCCGCGACTGCTGTTCCGCGAAGGCTTTAAGGTTGCCGGAGACGATATTTTACTGGACGTGATTCAACGCTGCGTGCTGCCAGCGCTGCAGGCGCATATTCACAAAGCGGGCGTGGCCGATGCTGCGGGCCTGATGACCACCCTGTTCGGGGAGTCCGGCCGGATGGACACCCGCGCGACGCTGCGCCAGCAAACCGCGCTGCAGCTGTTTATTCCACTTGGGCATGCGGTGCTTTCGTTCTGGGAAGAGAGCGACCCGGAAGAGCCGGACGCGGTGCTGGAGGCGACCTTCGGCGAGCTGTTGACCCAGCCGCCAACCCGCAACGTGATCAATTATGTTCAGCAGGCGGTGCAGCACGAGCTCCCTGCCGATGCCCCGCAGTTTGACATTATGAGCGTGCCCCTGCAGGCGGAAATTGCCGCCCTGCAGGATGCGCTGCTGGCGGGCCAGTTTACCCTCACCGCGCCTCTGCAGGCGCTGTGCGAAGTCATCAACCATTATTGCTGCGACGTGCTGCTGGTAACGGGTCGCCCGGGGTGCCTGCCGGGTGTGCAGGCGCTGCTGCGCCACCTTCAGCCGGTGCCGGTTAACCGCATCGTCTGGCTCGATAACTACCAGACCCACGAATGGTATCCGTTCAGTCAGCAGGGACGTATCGGTAACCCGAAATCTACCGCCGCGGTGGGCGCGATGCTGTGCAGCCTGGCGATGGATCTGCGCTTACCCAGCTTTAACTTTAAGGCCGCCGATATTCAGGCCTATTCCACCGTCCGCTATCTCGGCATGCTGGACGGCAACGATCGGCTGCTGGAAGACAACGTCTGGTACCGGGATATCGATCTCGACAGCCCGCAGGCAAGCCTGGACACCCGAGTCCATTTCCCGCTGCGCGGCAACGCCTGCCTGGGCTTCCGACAACTGGACAATGCCCGCTGGCCGGCCACCCCGCTCTACACGCTGGCCATTAACTCGCCCCAGTTGGCGAAATCTATCGCCGGAGATGGCGTGCTGAACGTGCGCCTGAAGCAGACCCGCGAGGCCGAGTCGTTCCACCTTGCCGAAGCCTGGCTGTCGGACGGCAGCAAAGTCCCCCTCGATCAACTGAGTTTTAAACTGAACACCCTCGCCGGCAGCTACAGCGGGGCGACGCATTACTGGATAGACAGCGGGAGCGTATACCAAAAATGA
- a CDS encoding ssrAB activated protein (ssrAB activated gene) yields MAKTLLRSGCLDDFLALGENGQAVFDSAFQIRETLRLRKQQAVADALAIPQPNDEGDRVDWYAPQEGSVTSWAAASDEERRTALRYLDNCLSNVASLSARCQQAEKTSIRLFGALLEKALQFPGSQHVYLVNGKPVITFWGFVNLNQGARDDVLECLRIVEPREPEIAFIPEEVMPEPEPLPVEISEPEKPLLETPMTVQADDNSPVYSLSALTAAKTPAMEEVKPAPRPEPAAIAAKPRRRWLLPVAAVIAVAIAAPVGYLLLSGSQTAPVATAQAEVPPKPIAPAPIQAVDVAKTTLPLTPAEVIVPPKPEPAPAVTPEAAPEPIPVAADVPKNALILPAEALKMGSTKFLNGTWRAQINFSDPITGKAPSLRYQIANNKGTVRLVHGDNIVCKAEVFSGLHQNGALMIKTRGSARCSDGTRYPMPEVTCKTGSNGAAVCTGRYEGDKVIPITFRKVSN; encoded by the coding sequence GTGGCAAAAACATTATTGCGCAGCGGATGCCTGGATGACTTTCTCGCGCTGGGCGAAAACGGTCAGGCAGTGTTTGATTCCGCGTTTCAAATACGCGAAACCTTACGCCTTCGTAAACAGCAGGCCGTCGCCGATGCGCTGGCCATTCCCCAGCCTAACGACGAAGGCGACCGCGTCGACTGGTATGCACCTCAGGAAGGCAGCGTCACCAGCTGGGCCGCCGCCAGCGATGAAGAGCGCCGTACCGCCCTTCGCTATCTGGATAACTGTTTATCTAACGTGGCTTCCCTCAGCGCGCGCTGCCAGCAAGCGGAAAAAACCTCAATACGTCTTTTTGGCGCGCTGCTGGAGAAAGCCCTGCAGTTTCCCGGTAGTCAGCACGTCTACCTGGTGAACGGCAAGCCGGTGATTACCTTCTGGGGTTTTGTAAATCTTAACCAGGGCGCACGGGACGATGTGCTGGAATGCCTGCGGATTGTTGAGCCGCGCGAGCCTGAAATCGCGTTTATCCCGGAAGAAGTGATGCCGGAGCCGGAGCCGCTGCCGGTAGAGATAAGCGAGCCAGAAAAGCCGCTGCTTGAAACCCCGATGACCGTTCAGGCAGATGACAATTCACCGGTGTATAGCCTCTCGGCGCTCACAGCGGCGAAAACGCCGGCGATGGAAGAAGTAAAACCGGCCCCGCGCCCGGAACCCGCAGCTATAGCCGCGAAACCTCGCCGCCGCTGGCTGCTGCCGGTAGCCGCCGTGATTGCCGTCGCCATTGCGGCCCCCGTAGGTTATCTGCTGCTTAGCGGTAGCCAGACCGCGCCGGTGGCAACCGCCCAGGCTGAAGTCCCACCTAAGCCTATTGCTCCTGCGCCAATTCAGGCTGTCGACGTGGCAAAAACCACTCTGCCGCTAACGCCTGCCGAAGTTATTGTGCCACCTAAACCAGAACCTGCGCCGGCCGTAACGCCAGAGGCGGCTCCTGAGCCGATCCCCGTCGCGGCGGACGTGCCGAAAAATGCGTTAATTTTACCTGCAGAAGCCCTAAAAATGGGCTCCACCAAATTCCTCAACGGCACCTGGCGGGCACAAATCAATTTCAGCGACCCGATAACCGGCAAAGCGCCAAGCCTGCGTTACCAGATAGCCAACAACAAAGGCACGGTGCGCCTGGTGCATGGCGATAACATCGTCTGTAAAGCAGAGGTGTTTTCCGGCCTGCATCAGAACGGCGCCCTGATGATTAAAACCCGTGGCAGCGCCCGCTGCAGCGACGGCACCCGCTACCCGATGCCGGAAGTGACCTGTAAAACCGGCAGCAACGGCGCCGCCGTTTGCACCGGCCGCTACGAAGGCGACAAAGTCATACCGATCACCTTCCGAAAAGTGAGTAACTGA
- a CDS encoding NADPH-dependent FMN reductase, translated as MAKIAVIYFSGYGHTKRVAEHVAQGANADLIAVDSNGDIQEADWQKLNEAKGIIFGAPTYMGNVPWQFKKFADASSKVWFTRGWQDKVFGGFTNSASLNGDKQVSLQWMQTLASQHGGIWVSLGQLPANTLAATREDANNLGGSVGLLVQSPADAGAEQIAQGDLDTAVKYGARVADIAARLS; from the coding sequence ATGGCTAAAATCGCTGTTATTTACTTTTCCGGATACGGCCACACCAAGCGTGTGGCAGAGCACGTTGCCCAGGGGGCAAACGCCGACCTGATAGCCGTTGACAGCAACGGCGATATTCAGGAAGCGGACTGGCAAAAACTGAACGAAGCCAAAGGGATCATCTTTGGGGCGCCGACCTATATGGGCAACGTGCCGTGGCAGTTCAAGAAATTTGCCGATGCCTCGTCCAAAGTCTGGTTTACCCGTGGCTGGCAGGACAAAGTGTTCGGCGGCTTTACCAACAGCGCCAGCCTGAACGGCGACAAGCAGGTGAGCCTGCAGTGGATGCAAACCCTGGCTTCTCAGCACGGTGGCATTTGGGTGAGCCTCGGCCAGTTGCCGGCTAACACGCTGGCGGCGACCCGTGAAGACGCTAACAACCTGGGCGGCTCCGTAGGGCTGCTGGTCCAGTCTCCTGCTGACGCGGGTGCCGAGCAAATTGCCCAGGGTGACCTGGACACCGCCGTGAAATATGGCGCCCGCGTGGCGGATATTGCTGCCCGCCTGAGCTAA
- a CDS encoding MarR family transcriptional regulator: protein MHDDKYDIVDFPDRPLGMRLAMLVRLWRGIVDDAVAFTGLTQSSWTTLMQLSVAGEKITVTDLARAQGIDLPPLMRTLAQLEKEGYVTRTPDEKDRRVKFISLTPSGQKAIKAVSETVERCQAQVAQGIPAQQIEQFSQTVNLLAANMIKIR from the coding sequence ATGCATGACGATAAGTACGACATTGTCGACTTTCCCGATCGCCCGCTGGGGATGCGCCTGGCGATGCTGGTGCGACTGTGGCGTGGCATCGTGGATGACGCCGTGGCGTTTACCGGCCTGACCCAAAGTAGCTGGACAACGCTGATGCAGCTCAGCGTGGCGGGAGAGAAAATCACCGTTACGGATCTGGCCCGGGCGCAGGGCATTGACCTGCCACCTTTGATGCGCACGCTGGCACAGCTTGAAAAAGAGGGCTATGTCACCCGCACGCCGGACGAAAAAGACAGGCGGGTGAAATTTATCTCGCTGACGCCCTCAGGGCAAAAAGCGATCAAGGCGGTAAGTGAAACGGTCGAACGCTGTCAGGCTCAGGTCGCACAGGGTATTCCGGCGCAGCAAATAGAACAGTTCAGCCAGACGGTAAACCTGCTGGCGGCCAACATGATTAAGATTCGGTAG